One Phocaeicola dorei genomic region harbors:
- a CDS encoding type VI secretion system TssO gives MKPKNNTEVRKAYLRFAGYLTCCTILAVSIFACFLKTSGIEVKRITEQALEYDHIYAKELSLSNSMDSIYQYMKLMNTSPQINDKLLQSVVSTRKMNLLKYVQGMDTKDCRLYRQLLENLNIFLGVKDSIRLLNIQEEMVKKDLMQCIQDNWKTRRNLNVGSGGNKQ, from the coding sequence ATGAAACCGAAAAACAACACAGAAGTAAGGAAAGCCTATCTGAGATTCGCGGGCTATCTGACATGCTGCACCATCCTTGCAGTAAGCATCTTTGCCTGTTTCCTGAAAACCTCCGGCATAGAAGTAAAGCGAATCACGGAGCAGGCGCTGGAATATGACCATATCTATGCCAAAGAGCTGTCCCTGTCGAACAGCATGGACTCCATCTACCAGTACATGAAACTGATGAACACTTCACCGCAAATAAACGACAAGCTCCTGCAAAGCGTAGTCAGTACGCGCAAGATGAACCTGCTCAAATATGTCCAAGGCATGGACACCAAAGATTGCAGGCTTTACAGGCAGCTGCTGGAAAACCTCAACATCTTCCTCGGGGTAAAAGACTCCATCCGTCTGCTGAATATCCAGGAAGAGATGGTGAAGAAAGACCTGATGCAGTGCATCCAAGACAACTGGAAAACAAGGCGTAACCTGAATGTGGGTTCCGGCGGCAACAAACAATAA